The following are encoded together in the Nocardioides sp. Arc9.136 genome:
- a CDS encoding ATP-binding protein: MIPHPRPASLLPPTLLALLLACSALPSLETVERWEVTSYAGWPGVGLAALLFLTVGGSGRRTTLAWLAAQTVGLGLVLGVVYDVGPLLGLVGSLAVTVPALVTARWVRPGTAAYRRFNEGEVDAYHGVTALSGLLCAALTAAAAVAADRGDPAQVLLTAGIAFFAASTAQLVTIPFWLRSAGGWRLAHSVELWAQRSMLLVFLAGIFAFPSTPPVGFLVFPILGWAAIRARAPETHLQVALASGAAFLSTLAGRGPFALGSASDPSPFTPLLVYMFIASICYLLIPLALTVERLVTVTRQATRAATTVTRMLDSATGTVFIATDPSGTITHYSPGAQQALGFAPDAVLGRHSSTLHSPAEVARHAEALGEDAGPSGTETHAETYLRAVTAQITSGRRSDWLFLHRDGGDRAISLTISAMSDSGRLVGYIASGEDSTDRITTQRALEQALERERASVEALRAADKVKQDLVSTVSHELRTPITNVAGYVELLLDGELGDMPVPQVRAVERIQRNSHRLRHLVDDLLTLSRAEAATEPVATEVVDLNDVATAAHDHLRSQVGERALEVRLGTPRTPVPVRGNREMLERVVVNLLGNAVKFTPDGGSVDLRVELDPPPAAAEDGDGTASPAGGRASAPHAARIVVLDTGLGIPAADHQAVFERFYRSSAADEHAIQGTGLGLSIVRAIVEQHHGTVVLDSRPGVGTSVTVRLPLAGAG, translated from the coding sequence GTGATCCCGCACCCCCGACCTGCGTCCCTGCTCCCGCCGACCCTCCTGGCGCTGCTGCTCGCGTGCAGCGCCCTGCCCAGCCTCGAGACGGTGGAGCGGTGGGAGGTGACGTCGTACGCCGGGTGGCCCGGCGTCGGCCTCGCCGCTCTCCTGTTCCTCACCGTCGGTGGCTCCGGCCGGCGCACGACGCTCGCCTGGCTCGCAGCCCAGACGGTCGGGCTCGGACTGGTCCTGGGCGTCGTCTACGACGTCGGGCCGCTCCTCGGCCTGGTGGGGAGCCTCGCGGTGACGGTCCCCGCGCTGGTGACGGCCAGGTGGGTGCGGCCGGGCACGGCCGCCTACCGACGGTTCAACGAGGGCGAGGTCGACGCCTACCACGGCGTCACGGCCCTCTCCGGCCTGCTGTGCGCCGCCCTGACGGCGGCGGCCGCGGTCGCCGCCGACCGCGGCGACCCCGCGCAGGTCCTGCTGACGGCCGGCATCGCCTTCTTCGCCGCGAGCACCGCGCAGCTGGTCACGATCCCCTTCTGGCTGCGGTCCGCCGGCGGTTGGCGACTGGCGCACAGCGTGGAGCTGTGGGCCCAGCGGTCGATGCTCCTCGTCTTCCTCGCCGGCATCTTCGCCTTCCCGAGCACGCCTCCGGTGGGCTTTCTGGTGTTCCCGATCCTGGGCTGGGCGGCGATCCGTGCCCGTGCCCCCGAGACCCACCTCCAGGTCGCGCTCGCCTCCGGCGCCGCCTTCCTCTCGACCCTGGCCGGGCGTGGCCCGTTCGCCCTGGGCAGCGCGAGCGATCCGAGCCCGTTTACGCCCCTGCTCGTCTACATGTTCATCGCCTCGATCTGCTACCTGCTGATCCCCCTCGCGCTGACCGTCGAGAGGCTGGTGACGGTGACCAGGCAGGCCACGCGGGCGGCCACCACCGTGACGCGGATGCTCGACTCCGCCACCGGCACGGTGTTCATCGCCACCGACCCGTCCGGGACGATCACGCACTACAGTCCCGGCGCCCAGCAGGCGCTCGGCTTCGCGCCGGACGCCGTCCTCGGCCGCCACTCCTCGACCCTGCACTCCCCGGCCGAGGTGGCCCGCCATGCGGAGGCCCTCGGCGAGGACGCCGGCCCGTCGGGCACCGAGACCCACGCCGAGACCTACCTGCGCGCCGTGACCGCGCAGATCACCAGTGGCAGGCGGTCGGACTGGCTGTTCCTGCACCGCGACGGCGGCGACCGGGCCATCTCCCTCACCATCAGCGCGATGAGCGACAGCGGCCGGCTCGTCGGCTACATCGCCAGCGGCGAGGACTCCACGGACCGGATCACGACCCAGCGGGCCCTCGAGCAGGCGCTCGAGCGCGAGAGGGCCTCGGTGGAGGCCCTCCGCGCCGCCGACAAGGTCAAGCAGGACCTCGTCTCCACCGTCAGCCACGAGCTGCGGACGCCGATCACCAACGTGGCCGGGTACGTCGAGCTGCTGCTCGACGGGGAGCTCGGGGACATGCCGGTCCCCCAGGTCCGGGCGGTGGAACGGATCCAGCGCAACAGCCACCGGCTGCGCCACCTCGTCGACGACCTCCTCACCCTGTCGCGTGCCGAGGCGGCCACCGAGCCGGTCGCCACCGAGGTGGTCGACCTCAACGACGTCGCCACCGCCGCCCACGACCACCTGCGCAGCCAGGTCGGCGAGCGCGCGCTCGAGGTGCGGCTCGGCACGCCACGGACCCCGGTGCCGGTGCGCGGCAACCGGGAGATGCTCGAGCGCGTCGTCGTGAACCTGCTGGGCAACGCCGTCAAGTTCACGCCGGACGGGGGATCCGTCGACCTGAGGGTCGAGCTCGACCCGCCGCCGGCGGCGGCCGAGGACGGCGACGGGACGGCCTCGCCCGCCGGCGGCCGGGCCTCCGCACCGCACGCGGCCCGGATCGTGGTGCTCGACACCGGCCTCGGGATCCCGGCCGCCGACCACCAGGCCGTGTTCGAGCGGTTCTACCGGTCGTCGGCCGCCGACGAGCACGCGATCCAGGGGACCGGCCTGGGGTTGAGCATCGTCAGGGCCATCGTCGAGCAGCACCACGGCACCGTCGTGCTCGACTCCCGGCCGGGAGTCGGCACCTCCGTCACCGTCCGGCTGCCGCTCGCCGGGGCCGGGTGA
- a CDS encoding NAD-dependent succinate-semialdehyde dehydrogenase, with translation MTTTHRPPAPPADTARTPDPPPEDPFVNSDAAATGAALYAVTDPASGELVRTFPTATDLEVESALARAAAAGRAWGRETSVDQRAALLHRVADLHEERADGLARIITREMGKPHDEAVGEVQFSAAIYRYYADNAADFLADEPIPVLEGEGTALVRRAPYGVLLGIMPWNYPAYQVARFAAPNLAAGNTILLKHAPQCPGSAAALEDVFADAGLPRGAYTNLNATDDQVTAIIEDPRLAGVSLTGSERAGAAVAATAGRNLKKVVLELGGSDAFLLLSTDDLDPVVDQAVAARLENTGQACNAAKRFIVAGDLYEPFVQRFTAALLAAADGIAPLSSEAAAERLDAQVRAAVDQGARLVTGGERRGAHFPPAVLTGVTPDNDAYHQELFGPVATVFRVDSEDEAVALANDTPYGLGSYVFTTSAEQAERVADRLDVGMVFVNGVLVEGVELPFGGVKRSGFGRELGRHGMDEFVNKKLIRTVR, from the coding sequence GTGACCACCACCCACCGCCCGCCGGCACCGCCCGCCGACACCGCCCGAACTCCCGACCCACCGCCCGAGGACCCCTTCGTGAACTCCGACGCCGCCGCTACCGGCGCTGCGCTGTACGCCGTCACCGACCCCGCCTCCGGGGAGCTCGTCCGCACCTTCCCCACCGCCACCGACCTCGAGGTCGAGTCGGCCCTCGCCCGGGCCGCCGCCGCGGGGAGGGCGTGGGGACGGGAGACCTCCGTCGACCAGCGGGCGGCGCTCCTGCACCGCGTCGCCGACCTGCACGAGGAGCGTGCCGACGGCCTCGCCCGGATCATCACGCGGGAGATGGGGAAGCCGCACGACGAGGCGGTCGGCGAGGTGCAGTTCAGCGCCGCGATCTACCGCTACTACGCCGACAACGCCGCGGACTTCCTCGCCGACGAGCCGATCCCCGTGCTCGAGGGCGAGGGAACGGCGCTGGTGCGGCGCGCGCCGTACGGCGTCCTGCTGGGCATCATGCCGTGGAACTACCCCGCCTACCAGGTCGCCCGCTTCGCCGCCCCGAACCTCGCCGCCGGCAACACGATCCTGCTCAAGCACGCGCCGCAGTGCCCCGGGTCCGCGGCGGCGCTCGAGGACGTCTTCGCCGACGCGGGCCTGCCCCGCGGTGCCTACACGAACCTCAACGCCACCGACGACCAGGTCACCGCCATCATCGAGGACCCGCGCCTGGCCGGTGTCTCGCTCACCGGCTCCGAGCGCGCGGGCGCCGCCGTCGCCGCGACGGCGGGCAGGAACCTGAAGAAGGTCGTGCTGGAGCTCGGCGGCTCGGACGCGTTCCTCCTGCTCTCGACCGACGACCTCGACCCGGTCGTGGACCAGGCCGTCGCCGCCCGGCTCGAGAACACCGGCCAGGCCTGCAACGCGGCCAAGCGGTTCATCGTGGCGGGCGACCTCTACGAGCCGTTCGTGCAGCGCTTCACCGCCGCCCTCCTCGCCGCCGCCGACGGCATCGCGCCGCTCTCCTCCGAGGCGGCGGCCGAGCGCCTCGACGCCCAGGTCCGGGCCGCGGTCGACCAGGGCGCACGACTGGTCACCGGTGGCGAGCGGCGCGGGGCGCACTTCCCGCCGGCGGTCCTCACCGGGGTCACCCCGGACAACGACGCCTACCACCAGGAGCTCTTCGGCCCGGTGGCCACTGTCTTCCGCGTCGACTCCGAGGACGAGGCGGTCGCCCTCGCCAACGACACCCCCTACGGCCTCGGCTCGTACGTCTTCACCACCTCCGCCGAGCAGGCCGAGCGGGTCGCGGACCGCCTCGACGTCGGCATGGTGTTCGTCAACGGCGTGCTGGTCGAGGGCGTCGAGCTGCCCTTCGGTGGCGTCAAGAGGTCGGGCTTCGGCCGCGAGCTCGGACGCCATGGCATGGACGAGTTCGTCAACAAGAAGCTCATCCGGACCGTGCGCTGA
- a CDS encoding Glu/Leu/Phe/Val dehydrogenase yields the protein MSTGSAVAEPTGTSVAGPLGEARAQLAEAAAILGYDAAETAVLAAPRREVTVSIPLRRDDGTTEVLTGHRVQHNLSRGPAKGGLRYSPDVDLDEVRALAMWMTWKCALLDVPYGGAKGGVVIDPRQYSTAELERVTRRYTSEIMPMIGPTRDIPAPDIGTDEQTMAWMMDTYSVASGHTVLGVVTGKPISLGGSLGRASATSRGVVYTALAALRHLAIDPASATAAVQGFGKVGRGTARFLDEAGVRVTAVSDQYGAVWCGGGLDLPALEDHVDRTGSVTGWSGAEPVENDVLLALDVDLLVPAAIEGVIHRGNAAAVRARVVVEGANGPTTTEADRLLEERGVLVVPDILANAGGVVVSYFEWVQANQAYWWSEAEVEARLADRMAGAWQDVLAASRQHDCSLRTAATCLAVRRVAEAHRQRGLYP from the coding sequence GGCCCGCTCGGCGAGGCCCGGGCCCAGCTGGCCGAGGCGGCCGCGATCCTCGGCTACGACGCCGCGGAGACGGCGGTGCTGGCCGCGCCCCGGCGCGAGGTGACGGTCAGCATCCCCCTGCGCCGCGACGACGGCACGACGGAGGTCCTCACCGGGCACCGGGTGCAGCACAACCTGTCCCGCGGTCCCGCGAAGGGCGGCCTGCGCTACAGCCCGGACGTCGACCTCGACGAGGTCCGCGCCCTCGCGATGTGGATGACCTGGAAGTGCGCGCTGCTCGACGTGCCCTACGGCGGCGCCAAGGGAGGGGTCGTGATCGACCCGCGGCAGTACTCCACCGCCGAGCTCGAGCGCGTCACCCGCCGCTACACCTCCGAGATCATGCCGATGATCGGTCCCACCCGGGACATCCCCGCTCCCGACATCGGCACCGACGAGCAGACGATGGCCTGGATGATGGACACCTACTCGGTCGCCAGCGGCCACACGGTGCTCGGCGTCGTCACCGGCAAGCCGATCAGCCTCGGGGGATCCCTGGGCCGGGCCAGCGCCACCTCCCGGGGTGTCGTCTACACCGCGCTCGCCGCGCTGCGCCACCTCGCGATCGACCCGGCGTCCGCCACCGCGGCGGTGCAGGGGTTCGGGAAGGTCGGCCGCGGCACCGCCCGCTTCCTCGACGAGGCGGGCGTCCGGGTCACCGCCGTCAGCGACCAGTACGGCGCGGTGTGGTGCGGCGGCGGGCTCGACCTGCCCGCGCTGGAGGACCACGTGGACCGCACCGGCTCGGTGACCGGTTGGTCCGGCGCCGAGCCGGTCGAGAACGACGTGCTGCTCGCGCTCGACGTCGACCTGCTCGTGCCTGCCGCGATCGAGGGCGTGATCCACCGCGGGAACGCTGCCGCCGTCCGGGCGCGTGTGGTGGTCGAGGGCGCCAACGGCCCGACCACCACCGAGGCCGACCGGCTGCTGGAGGAGCGGGGCGTCCTGGTCGTCCCGGACATCCTCGCCAACGCCGGCGGCGTGGTCGTGTCGTACTTCGAGTGGGTCCAGGCCAACCAGGCCTACTGGTGGAGCGAGGCGGAGGTCGAGGCACGCCTGGCCGACCGCATGGCCGGCGCCTGGCAGGACGTCCTGGCCGCCTCCCGGCAGCACGACTGCTCGCTCCGCACCGCCGCCACCTGCCTCGCCGTACGACGCGTCGCCGAGGCTCACCGTCAGAGAGGGCTCTACCCGTGA
- a CDS encoding NAD-dependent succinate-semialdehyde dehydrogenase, with protein sequence MTTTPTTGPAPAGTFAVEDPATLEVVDHVRDHDLADARSAVDRAAAALRPWAGLAPRVRSEVLRRAHELMLRDRDRLAGLIAAENGKSLVDAAGEVTYAAEFFRWFAEEAVRPGGDYGESPAGGTRTVVRHVPVGVAALVTPWNFPAAMATRKLAPALAAGCTVVLKPAAETPLTALAVARLLTEAGAPDGVVNVVPTTDAAGVVGAWLADERVRKISFTGSTAVGRLLLRQAADRVVNASMELGGNAPFIVTEDADLDAAVAGAMVAKFRNGGQACTAANRFYVHSDVAFDFTARIVAEVEKLTTGPAADGCAIGPLISRAAVERVERAVADAVAEGARVAGRGALPEAPGHFVAPTVLADVPAGAAIMREEIFGPVLPITTWSEEADMVDLVNDTEYGLAAYVYAGDLGRAMRLGEQVEAGMVGVNRGLVSDPAAPFGGFKQSGLGREGARDGLREFQETQYLSVDWP encoded by the coding sequence GTGACCACCACCCCCACCACCGGGCCTGCCCCGGCCGGCACGTTCGCCGTCGAGGACCCGGCGACCCTCGAGGTCGTCGACCACGTCCGTGACCATGACCTGGCCGACGCCCGCTCCGCGGTCGACCGGGCGGCCGCGGCGCTTCGACCCTGGGCGGGGCTCGCCCCCCGCGTCCGGTCGGAGGTGCTGCGCCGCGCGCACGAGCTGATGCTGCGGGACCGCGACCGGCTGGCCGGGCTGATCGCGGCGGAGAACGGCAAGTCGCTCGTCGACGCCGCCGGCGAGGTCACCTACGCCGCCGAGTTCTTCCGCTGGTTCGCCGAGGAGGCCGTCCGCCCGGGCGGTGACTACGGCGAGTCGCCGGCCGGAGGCACGCGCACGGTCGTCCGGCACGTCCCCGTCGGCGTCGCGGCCCTGGTGACGCCGTGGAACTTCCCGGCCGCGATGGCCACCCGCAAGCTGGCGCCCGCCCTCGCGGCCGGCTGCACGGTCGTGCTCAAGCCGGCCGCGGAGACCCCGCTGACGGCGCTCGCGGTGGCCCGCCTGCTCACCGAGGCAGGTGCGCCCGACGGCGTGGTCAACGTGGTGCCCACCACCGACGCGGCCGGGGTGGTCGGTGCCTGGCTGGCCGACGAGCGCGTCCGCAAGATCTCCTTCACCGGCTCCACGGCCGTCGGCCGGCTGCTGCTGCGGCAGGCCGCCGACCGCGTCGTCAACGCCTCGATGGAGCTCGGCGGCAACGCCCCGTTCATCGTCACCGAGGACGCCGACCTCGACGCCGCCGTGGCCGGCGCCATGGTCGCCAAGTTCCGCAACGGCGGTCAGGCCTGCACCGCCGCCAACCGGTTCTACGTCCACAGCGACGTCGCGTTCGACTTCACCGCGCGCATCGTGGCCGAGGTCGAGAAGCTGACGACGGGGCCCGCGGCCGACGGGTGCGCGATCGGTCCGCTCATCAGCCGTGCGGCCGTCGAGCGGGTGGAGCGCGCGGTCGCGGACGCCGTGGCCGAGGGTGCGCGCGTGGCCGGCCGGGGCGCACTGCCCGAGGCGCCGGGTCACTTCGTCGCGCCCACGGTCCTCGCCGACGTGCCGGCCGGGGCGGCCATCATGCGCGAGGAGATCTTCGGGCCGGTGCTGCCGATCACCACCTGGTCGGAGGAGGCGGACATGGTCGACCTGGTCAACGACACCGAGTACGGCCTCGCCGCCTACGTCTACGCGGGCGACCTCGGGCGCGCCATGCGCCTGGGCGAGCAGGTCGAGGCCGGGATGGTCGGCGTCAACCGAGGCCTGGTCTCCGACCCGGCGGCACCGTTCGGCGGCTTCAAGCAGAGCGGTCTGGGCCGCGAGGGCGCGCGGGACGGCCTCCGGGAGTTCCAGGAGACGCAGTACCTCTCCGTCGACTGGCCCTGA